A genomic region of Mesorhizobium sp. NZP2077 contains the following coding sequences:
- the obgE gene encoding GTPase ObgE — MKFLDQAKVYVRSGDGGAGSVSFRREKFIEFGGPDGGDGGRGGDVWLEAVNGLNTLIDYRYQQHFKAKTGVHGMGRNMTGAKGADVTLKVPAGTQVFGEDNETLICDLTVVGQRFLLAKGGNGGFGNQHFKTSTNQAPRRANPGLPGEELNIWLRLKLIADAGLVGLPNAGKSTFLAAVTAAKPKIADYPFTTLHPGLGVARIDAREFVIADIPGLIEGAHEGVGIGDRFLGHVERTRVLLHLVSAQEENPGKAYKTVRAELDAYGNGLTDKVEIVALSQVDTLDADARKKKVASLKRAAGRAPTLLSAVTGEGVEAVLRGLMTVISEARAQAAPVVETRWEK, encoded by the coding sequence ATGAAATTTCTCGATCAAGCCAAGGTCTATGTCCGCTCAGGTGACGGCGGCGCCGGTTCGGTGTCGTTCCGGCGCGAGAAATTCATCGAGTTCGGCGGGCCCGACGGCGGCGATGGCGGCCGTGGCGGCGATGTCTGGCTGGAAGCGGTGAACGGCCTGAACACGCTGATCGACTATCGCTACCAGCAGCATTTCAAGGCCAAGACCGGCGTCCATGGCATGGGCCGCAACATGACCGGCGCCAAGGGCGCCGACGTCACGCTGAAAGTGCCGGCCGGAACGCAAGTGTTCGGGGAAGACAATGAGACGCTGATCTGCGACCTCACCGTGGTCGGCCAGCGCTTTTTGCTGGCCAAGGGCGGCAATGGCGGCTTCGGCAACCAGCATTTCAAGACCTCGACCAACCAGGCGCCACGCCGCGCCAATCCCGGCCTTCCCGGCGAAGAGCTCAACATCTGGCTGCGGCTGAAGCTGATCGCCGATGCCGGGCTGGTCGGGCTGCCCAATGCCGGCAAGTCGACATTCCTGGCCGCCGTCACTGCGGCCAAGCCGAAGATCGCCGACTATCCGTTCACGACGCTGCATCCCGGCCTCGGCGTCGCGCGCATCGACGCGCGCGAATTCGTCATCGCCGACATTCCCGGCCTTATCGAAGGCGCGCATGAGGGCGTCGGTATCGGCGACCGCTTCCTCGGCCATGTCGAGCGCACGCGCGTGCTGCTGCACCTGGTTTCGGCGCAGGAGGAAAATCCGGGCAAGGCCTACAAGACCGTCCGCGCCGAACTCGACGCCTATGGCAACGGCCTGACCGACAAGGTCGAGATTGTGGCGCTTTCGCAGGTCGACACGCTCGATGCCGATGCACGCAAGAAGAAGGTCGCTTCGCTGAAGCGCGCCGCCGGCCGTGCACCGACGCTGTTGTCCGCCGTCACCGGCGAGGGGGTCGAGGCGGTGTTGCGGGGGTTGATGACGGTGATTTCCGAGGCGCGCGCGCAGGCCGCTCCCGTGGTCGAGACGCGCTGGGAAAAGTAA
- the proB gene encoding glutamate 5-kinase, with the protein MQSLKKYRRITVKIGSALLVDRASGLKRDWLASLADDIAVLAQGGAEILVVSSGAIALGRTILGLGKRALKLEESQAAAAVGQIALAGAWSDALGKGALKSGQILLTLGDTEERRRYLNARATISTLLKMKAVPVINENDTVATSEIRYGDNDRLAARVATMMGADLLVLLSDIDGLYTAPPARDPNAKFIPVVDRITPDIEAMAGAAASELSRGGMRTKLDAGKIATAAGTAMIITSGTRLSPLMAIERGERATFFRPSSNPVKGYKTWIAGQLEPAGRLTVDAGAVGALTSGKSLLPAGVKLVSGNFSRGDTVAILSPEGREIARGLVAYDAADAVRIAGLKTAEIETVLGYEARSAMIHRDDLVVSHAGGDISGG; encoded by the coding sequence ATGCAGTCGCTGAAGAAATACCGGCGCATCACCGTCAAGATCGGCTCGGCGTTGCTCGTTGACCGCGCGAGTGGCTTGAAGCGCGACTGGCTGGCTTCGCTTGCCGACGACATCGCCGTGCTCGCCCAGGGCGGCGCAGAGATCCTCGTCGTGTCGTCGGGCGCCATCGCGCTCGGCCGCACCATCCTTGGCCTCGGCAAGCGGGCTCTGAAGCTCGAGGAAAGCCAGGCCGCCGCCGCTGTCGGACAGATTGCGCTCGCCGGCGCCTGGTCGGATGCGCTCGGCAAGGGCGCGCTGAAATCAGGCCAGATTCTCTTGACCCTTGGCGACACGGAGGAGCGCCGCCGCTACCTGAATGCGCGCGCAACGATCTCGACGCTGCTGAAGATGAAGGCGGTGCCGGTCATCAACGAGAACGACACGGTGGCCACCTCCGAAATCCGCTATGGCGACAATGACCGGCTGGCCGCGCGGGTGGCGACGATGATGGGTGCCGACCTTTTGGTGCTGCTCTCCGACATCGATGGGCTCTATACCGCGCCGCCGGCGCGCGACCCCAATGCCAAGTTCATCCCCGTGGTCGACCGCATCACGCCTGATATCGAGGCGATGGCGGGGGCCGCTGCGTCCGAACTCTCGCGCGGCGGCATGCGCACCAAGCTCGATGCCGGCAAGATCGCCACCGCCGCCGGCACGGCGATGATCATCACATCGGGCACGCGGCTGTCGCCGCTGATGGCGATCGAGCGCGGCGAGCGGGCGACCTTCTTCCGGCCGAGCAGCAATCCGGTGAAGGGCTACAAGACCTGGATCGCCGGCCAACTCGAACCGGCCGGCCGGCTGACGGTAGATGCCGGCGCCGTCGGCGCGCTTACATCGGGCAAATCGCTGCTGCCGGCCGGCGTCAAGCTGGTCAGCGGCAATTTTTCGCGCGGCGATACGGTGGCAATCCTGTCGCCCGAAGGTCGCGAGATCGCGCGCGGGCTGGTTGCCTATGATGCCGCCGATGCCGTAAGGATCGCTGGCCTGAAGACTGCCGAGATCGAAACCGTGCTCGGTTACGAAGCGCGTTCGGCGATGATCCACCGCGATGACCTTGTGGTGAGTCATGCCGGAGGGGACATAAGCGGAGGATGA
- a CDS encoding glutamate-5-semialdehyde dehydrogenase — protein sequence MLKLHERSEDDTVALMADIGRRARAAARPLAIATAAAKNAALLAMADAIISREQEILDANAIDVSNGHESGLSASFMDRLKLNPARIRAMADGIREIADLKDPVGDVIAAWERPNGLQIERVRTPLGVVGVIYESRPNVTADAGALCLKAGNPVILRGGSDSLNSSSAIHAGLVEGLKAAGLPQDAIQLVPTTDRAAVGEMLKGLGGALDVIIPRGGKSLVGRVQSEARVPVFAHLEGICHLYIDRSANLDMAVKIAVNAKMRRTGVCGAAETLLVDRAVASTHLVPILDALRAAGCEIHADAEVLKVFFDAKPATDADWVTEYLDAIIAVKLVDGIGGAIEHIETFSSHHTEAIIAEDANVVERFFNEIDSAILLHNASTQFADGGEFGMGAEIGIATGKMHARGPVGVEQLTSFKYRVRGSGQVRP from the coding sequence ATGCTGAAGCTGCATGAAAGATCCGAGGATGACACCGTGGCGCTGATGGCCGATATCGGCCGCCGCGCCCGCGCCGCGGCCCGACCGCTGGCCATCGCCACCGCCGCCGCCAAGAATGCCGCGCTCCTTGCCATGGCCGACGCGATCATTTCCCGTGAGCAGGAGATTCTCGACGCCAACGCCATTGATGTCTCGAATGGCCACGAATCGGGCCTGTCCGCATCGTTCATGGACCGGCTGAAGCTCAATCCGGCGCGCATCCGTGCCATGGCCGACGGCATCCGTGAAATCGCGGACCTCAAGGATCCGGTCGGCGACGTGATTGCCGCCTGGGAGCGGCCGAACGGCCTGCAGATCGAGCGCGTGCGCACGCCGCTCGGCGTCGTCGGCGTCATCTATGAGAGCCGGCCGAACGTCACGGCTGATGCCGGCGCGCTGTGCCTCAAGGCCGGCAATCCGGTGATCCTGCGCGGCGGTTCGGATTCGCTCAATTCGTCCTCCGCCATCCATGCCGGCCTGGTCGAAGGCCTGAAGGCTGCCGGCCTGCCGCAAGACGCCATCCAGCTCGTGCCGACCACCGACCGCGCCGCGGTCGGCGAGATGCTCAAGGGCCTGGGTGGTGCGCTCGACGTCATCATCCCGCGCGGCGGCAAAAGCCTTGTCGGACGGGTGCAGAGCGAGGCGCGGGTGCCGGTCTTCGCCCACCTCGAAGGCATCTGCCATCTCTATATCGACCGCTCGGCCAATCTCGACATGGCGGTGAAAATCGCGGTCAACGCCAAGATGCGGCGCACCGGCGTCTGTGGCGCCGCCGAGACGCTGCTTGTCGACCGCGCCGTGGCGTCCACCCATCTGGTGCCGATCCTCGACGCGCTGCGCGCGGCCGGTTGCGAGATCCATGCCGATGCCGAGGTGCTGAAGGTGTTTTTCGATGCCAAGCCGGCGACCGATGCCGACTGGGTGACGGAATATCTCGACGCCATCATCGCAGTGAAGCTGGTCGACGGCATCGGTGGTGCGATCGAGCATATCGAGACGTTCTCCTCGCATCACACCGAGGCGATCATTGCCGAGGACGCAAATGTCGTCGAGCGGTTCTTCAACGAGATCGATTCGGCGATCCTGCTGCACAATGCCTCGACGCAGTTCGCCGATGGCGGCGAGTTCGGCATGGGCGCCGAGATCGGCATCGCCACCGGCAAGATGCATGCGCGCGGGCCAGTTGGCGTCGAGCAGCTGACCTCGTTCAAATACCGCGTGCGCGGGTCGGGACAGGTGAGGCCTTGA
- a CDS encoding nicotinate-nucleotide adenylyltransferase — MLASSQPAVPSRYLKMPYAEKGLAVGLFGGSFNPPHAGHALVAEIALRRLALDQLWWMVTPGNPLKSTRELAPLAERLQLSEKIARNPKIKVTAFEAAHHVRYTADTLALVKARNPGVDFVWIMGADSLRDFHRWQRWREIVLTFPIAVIDRPGATLSFLSSVVAKTFDYARVDEGDAPLLARMQAPAWTFIHGPRSSLSSSAIRKMAKE, encoded by the coding sequence ATGCTGGCATCTTCCCAACCGGCGGTCCCCTCCCGTTACCTGAAGATGCCGTATGCCGAAAAGGGCCTCGCCGTCGGCCTGTTCGGCGGCTCGTTCAACCCGCCGCATGCCGGCCATGCGCTGGTCGCGGAGATTGCGCTCCGCCGTCTGGCGCTGGACCAGTTGTGGTGGATGGTGACGCCGGGCAATCCGCTGAAGAGCACGCGCGAGTTGGCGCCGCTGGCCGAGCGGCTGCAGCTGTCGGAGAAGATCGCCAGGAACCCGAAGATCAAGGTCACCGCCTTCGAGGCGGCGCATCACGTGCGCTACACTGCCGACACGCTGGCGTTGGTCAAGGCGCGCAATCCCGGCGTCGATTTCGTCTGGATCATGGGCGCGGACAGTTTGCGCGATTTCCACCGCTGGCAGCGCTGGCGCGAGATCGTGCTGACCTTCCCGATCGCGGTGATCGACCGGCCGGGCGCCACGCTGTCGTTCCTGTCATCTGTCGTCGCCAAGACCTTCGACTACGCCCGTGTCGATGAAGGCGACGCGCCGCTGCTTGCCCGCATGCAGGCGCCGGCCTGGACCTTCATCCACGGCCCGCGCTCCTCGCTGTCGTCGAGCGCGATCCGGAAAATGGCGAAGGAATAG
- a CDS encoding MFS transporter, with protein MATRTTTRLAVDPEHGSAPAPLIAIASVIVSMALIAIGNGLMFAYIPVRLGAEGFDPTWAGLIITGLSAGGLAGCILTGPLVRRVGHARAFMVLSALIALANAAVGAGPHPVLWIAARALYGFAICGLFIVAQSWLNDAVANAIRGRVMAFFYVAYVAGLGVGYATLALVDIKTADAPLIGIAFTALSILPVGMTRLAQPPAPQAASVALRRAWRISPVGVAGMLAVGGLSMSIAGFAPIHATAKGYSQADVALLLSVMPLGTLILQLPFGWISDRTDRRYVLIGASGLAALAGMFALGFDGGALPALLVIYVLWDGASESIYSLSSAHAADRAGKDDMVALSSSLLFAWSLSGFIVPGIVTALSAAFGTQAFIYVAIVIACAFCLFVLLRVFTTQAVPATETGSFAPMTAQAPLPVELAYAPDDNARKPG; from the coding sequence ATGGCAACCCGAACCACAACCCGACTCGCAGTCGACCCGGAGCATGGCAGCGCGCCGGCGCCGCTGATCGCGATTGCCAGCGTCATCGTGTCGATGGCGCTGATCGCCATCGGCAACGGGCTGATGTTTGCCTATATCCCGGTCCGGCTCGGCGCAGAAGGTTTCGATCCGACCTGGGCCGGGTTGATCATTACCGGCCTGTCGGCCGGCGGCCTCGCAGGCTGTATCCTCACCGGACCATTGGTGCGCCGGGTCGGTCACGCCCGCGCCTTCATGGTGCTGTCAGCGCTGATTGCGCTGGCCAATGCAGCCGTCGGCGCTGGACCGCATCCGGTTCTGTGGATCGCTGCCCGCGCTCTGTACGGCTTTGCCATATGCGGCCTGTTCATCGTCGCGCAAAGCTGGTTGAACGATGCCGTGGCCAACGCCATACGCGGACGGGTGATGGCGTTCTTCTACGTTGCGTATGTCGCAGGGCTCGGTGTCGGCTATGCGACGCTGGCACTGGTCGACATCAAGACCGCGGATGCGCCGCTGATCGGCATCGCCTTCACCGCTTTGTCAATCCTGCCCGTTGGCATGACACGGCTGGCGCAGCCGCCGGCGCCGCAGGCGGCCTCGGTGGCGCTGCGCCGGGCCTGGCGGATTTCGCCGGTCGGCGTTGCCGGCATGCTGGCGGTCGGCGGCCTGTCGATGTCGATTGCCGGCTTTGCGCCGATCCATGCCACCGCCAAGGGCTATAGCCAGGCCGATGTGGCGCTGTTGCTGTCGGTTATGCCGCTCGGCACGCTGATCCTGCAGCTCCCATTCGGCTGGATTTCCGACCGCACCGACCGCCGCTATGTTCTGATCGGGGCATCCGGGCTTGCCGCGTTGGCCGGCATGTTCGCACTCGGCTTCGATGGCGGTGCGCTGCCGGCGCTGCTGGTGATCTATGTCTTGTGGGACGGTGCATCGGAATCGATCTATTCCCTGTCCAGCGCGCACGCCGCCGACCGCGCCGGCAAGGACGACATGGTGGCGCTGTCCAGTTCGCTCTTGTTTGCCTGGTCGCTGTCGGGCTTCATCGTGCCGGGCATCGTCACCGCGCTGTCGGCCGCCTTCGGCACGCAAGCCTTTATCTATGTGGCAATCGTCATTGCCTGCGCCTTCTGCCTGTTCGTGCTGTTGCGCGTCTTCACCACCCAGGCTGTGCCTGCCACCGAGACCGGCAGCTTCGCACCGATGACGGCGCAGGCGCCATTGCCGGTCGAACTCGCCTATGCGCCGGACGATAACGCCAGGAAACCGGGCTGA
- the rsfS gene encoding ribosome silencing factor produces MPSPARISVDDAVSRAIKTVLASLEDSKAENIVSIDIQGKSSLGDYMVVASGRSHRHVSAVADHLLKALKDAGLGTARVEGLSGADWVLIDSGDIIVHVFRPEVREFYNLEKMWQAPDLEEETLH; encoded by the coding sequence ATGCCTTCGCCGGCCAGGATCAGCGTAGACGACGCCGTGTCCCGTGCCATCAAGACAGTCCTTGCCAGTCTGGAAGACTCCAAGGCCGAAAATATTGTCTCAATCGACATTCAGGGGAAATCGAGCCTCGGCGACTATATGGTCGTCGCGTCGGGCCGATCGCACCGTCATGTCTCGGCAGTCGCCGACCATCTCCTCAAGGCGCTCAAGGATGCCGGCCTCGGCACGGCGCGCGTCGAGGGGCTGTCCGGCGCCGACTGGGTCCTGATCGATTCCGGCGATATCATCGTCCATGTCTTCCGCCCCGAAGTCCGCGAATTCTACAATCTCGAAAAGATGTGGCAGGCGCCGGATCTCGAGGAAGAGACCCTTCATTAA
- the rlmH gene encoding 23S rRNA (pseudouridine(1915)-N(3))-methyltransferase RlmH, with translation MKISVHAVGRMKTGPERELADRYFERFAKSGPAVGLEFAGITEIAEGRSQSAAERQRDEGSRLQAQLQPGTALILLDERGKSLSSQDLANRIGQLRDGGRKALVLAIGGADGHDPSLRDQADLVLSFGALTWPHQLVRVMLGEQLYRVSTILSGHPYHRA, from the coding sequence ATGAAGATTTCAGTTCATGCCGTGGGCCGAATGAAAACCGGCCCCGAGCGGGAGTTGGCCGACCGCTATTTCGAGCGCTTCGCCAAGAGCGGGCCAGCGGTCGGGCTTGAATTCGCCGGGATCACCGAGATCGCCGAGGGCCGGTCGCAGAGCGCTGCCGAGCGCCAGCGCGATGAAGGCTCGAGGCTGCAGGCGCAGCTGCAGCCAGGCACGGCCCTCATCTTGCTCGATGAACGCGGCAAGAGCCTTTCCTCGCAGGATTTAGCCAATCGCATCGGGCAGTTGCGTGATGGCGGGCGCAAGGCGCTGGTGTTGGCAATCGGCGGCGCCGACGGTCACGATCCGTCACTGCGCGACCAGGCCGATCTGGTGCTGTCGTTCGGCGCGCTCACCTGGCCGCACCAATTGGTGCGGGTTATGCTGGGGGAGCAGCTCTATAGGGTCTCGACGATCCTCTCCGGCCACCCCTATCATCGCGCGTGA
- a CDS encoding murein hydrolase activator EnvC: protein MSEGRESTLSLSTGGSIAGSWRARCGTAAAALLLSFHAAWAENTLDMAPDPDQSRAEYEQVSKEITLSSERLAKLAADIAAVKKDHASITAALIQSAMTEQKLGQDIEDIGAKLEGLKGQQQKIRASLMARRDVLAEVLGALQRMGLNPPPAILVKPEDALSSVRSAILLGAVVPELRQQTDSLLADLKEQTRVTASIEAERARLTEAVGEQVAEKKRLGMLLEAKQKLETDTQAQMTAEQQRSEQLAAKASSLKDLIASLEAQADKTRKAADAAKAAAAGQAGDDKTGGDPTASLPVPEGNQLAAAAPFSALQGQITLPVTGRIKRRFGADDGNGAVMLGDMLATQSGAIVTAPADGNVLYAGPFRSYGQLLILNAGDGYHVVLAGMSRISVVTGQSVLAGEPVGAMGEARVASTSVSKNGNATPELYVEFRKDGKPVDPAPWWADRFSGRT, encoded by the coding sequence ATGTCTGAAGGCCGGGAATCGACACTGAGTTTATCAACAGGGGGCTCAATAGCGGGCTCCTGGCGCGCACGCTGCGGGACCGCGGCGGCGGCGTTACTCTTGTCGTTCCACGCGGCGTGGGCCGAGAACACGCTCGACATGGCGCCCGATCCCGACCAGAGCCGCGCCGAATACGAACAGGTTTCGAAGGAAATCACGCTGTCGTCGGAACGGCTGGCCAAGCTCGCCGCCGATATCGCCGCGGTCAAGAAGGACCATGCCTCGATCACCGCGGCGCTGATTCAGTCGGCAATGACCGAGCAGAAGCTCGGCCAGGACATCGAGGACATCGGCGCCAAGCTGGAAGGGCTGAAGGGCCAGCAGCAGAAAATCCGTGCCTCGCTTATGGCGCGCCGCGACGTGCTGGCCGAAGTGCTGGGCGCACTGCAACGCATGGGGCTCAACCCGCCACCGGCGATCCTGGTCAAGCCGGAGGACGCGCTGTCGTCGGTGCGCAGCGCCATCCTGCTCGGCGCCGTGGTGCCGGAATTGCGCCAGCAGACCGACAGCCTGCTGGCCGACCTCAAGGAGCAGACCCGGGTGACCGCCTCGATCGAGGCCGAACGGGCGCGGCTGACGGAAGCGGTCGGCGAGCAGGTGGCGGAAAAGAAGCGGCTCGGCATGCTGCTGGAAGCCAAGCAGAAGCTCGAGACCGACACGCAGGCGCAAATGACGGCCGAACAGCAGCGTTCCGAGCAGCTGGCGGCCAAGGCCTCTAGCCTTAAGGATCTGATCGCGTCGCTGGAAGCGCAGGCCGACAAGACCCGCAAGGCCGCGGATGCCGCAAAGGCGGCCGCTGCGGGCCAGGCAGGGGACGACAAGACGGGTGGCGACCCAACGGCGTCGCTGCCGGTCCCCGAAGGCAACCAGCTTGCTGCGGCAGCCCCCTTTTCGGCACTGCAGGGGCAGATCACGCTGCCGGTCACCGGCCGCATCAAACGCCGGTTTGGCGCCGATGACGGTAACGGCGCGGTGATGCTTGGAGACATGCTTGCGACACAATCGGGAGCCATCGTCACCGCGCCGGCGGATGGGAATGTCCTTTATGCGGGGCCGTTTCGCTCCTATGGTCAACTCTTGATCCTCAATGCCGGGGACGGCTATCATGTCGTCCTGGCGGGGATGAGCAGAATCAGCGTCGTGACCGGCCAGTCGGTGCTCGCAGGAGAGCCGGTCGGCGCGATGGGAGAGGCCCGGGTGGCAAGCACCTCGGTTTCGAAGAATGGAAATGCCACGCCGGAACTCTATGTCGAGTTCCGCAAGGATGGAAAACCCGTCGATCCGGCCCCATGGTGGGCGGACCGTTTTTCTGGAAGGACGTGA